Proteins encoded within one genomic window of Solea senegalensis isolate Sse05_10M linkage group LG11, IFAPA_SoseM_1, whole genome shotgun sequence:
- the LOC122777642 gene encoding zinc finger protein PLAGL2-like translates to MFHQQDHLKSQLQESHPASRQLFHCQECGKQYNTQLGYRRHLVAAHSASTGLSCPEGAPPLLEHLGSHTDRPPPSEGNANAAVPVRERKYSCERCDRRFYTRKDVRRHAVVHTGRRDFLCPRCAQRFGRRDHLTRHLKKSHAQESGLMPSCAPSTPVATSTPPTQCPVKEPSPVTSDMGSIPKEPMETFPRDMYNSYPMANPVPGMGHPHGLMQGTLPSTMGVGRHMAPQPSHPHHHHLQPPAAPQQQSYSNMSRYQHGSTSYPRADVDSFLLDLQSAPPPHLSAVNSSTSTSASPQREVLNEGVGSGGDSHLLCRSPAVSSAELSCTTNMDLGPLLGFLPFSLPPYSPHMGMGGLVMSYPPATTTTSSPSSSTGLSSQAPGPFTFFQPPQAHVPQGPGTHNHSQLPQAYSSPAMSTSSSLPHYYQAFQQ, encoded by the coding sequence ATGTTCCACCAGCAGGACCATCTGAAGAGCCAGCTGCAGGAGAGCCACCCAGCCAGCAGGCAGCTCTTTCACTGCCAGGAGTGTGGGAAGCAGTACAACACTCAGCTGGGGTATAGACGCCACCTGGTGGCAGCCCACAGCGCTTCAACTGGCCTGTCCTGCCCAGAGGGGGCACCACCCCTCCTGGAGCACCTTGGCAGCCACACAGACAGGCCTCCACCGTCAGAGGGCAATGCTAATGCCGCTGTGcctgtgagagagaggaagtacTCGTGTGAGCGTTGTGACCGCCGTTTTTACACTCGTAAAGATGTGCGCCGTCATGCTGTGGTGCATACTGGTCGCCGTGATTTCCTGTGCCCCCGTTGTGCACAGCGCTTTGGTCGTAGAGACCACCTAACCCGCCACTTGAAGAAGAGTCATGCCCAGGAGTCAGGATTGATGCCATCCTGTGCACCCAGTACTCCTGTGGCTACGTCGACTCCTCCCACCCAGTGCCCAGTGAAGGAGCCCAGccctgtgacctctgacatggGCTCCATCCCCAAGGAGCCCATGGAGACTTTCCCCAGGGATATGTACAACTCGTATCCCATGGCCAATCCTGTCCCTGGGATGGGCCACCCGCATGGCCTCATGCAGGGCACCTTACCCTCTACCATGGGTGTGGGTCGCCACATGGCCCCCCAGCCTTCTCACCCCCACCACCATCACCTGCAGcctccagcagctccacagcagcagTCCTATAGCAACATGTCCAGGTACCAGCACGGATCTACCTCATATCCTCGTGCCGATGTGGACAGTTTCCTGCTGGACCTGCAGAGtgcccctcctcctcacctgagtGCTGTCAACTCCTCTACCTCCACTTCTGCCTCCCCCCAGAGGGAGGTGCTGAATGAAGGGGTGGGTTCCGGTGGCGACTCCCACCTGCTGTGCCGGAGCCCTGCTGTCTCTTCAGCCGAGCTGTCCTGCACCACCAACATGGACCTCGGGCCGCTGCTGGGTTTCCTGCCTTTCAGCCTGCCACCCTACAGCCCTCATATGGGGATGGGAGGGTTAGTGATGAGCTATCCACCTGCCACCACTACCACTTCCTCTCCATCCTCTTCCACTGGGCTGTCCTCGCAGGCACCAGGGCCTTTCACCTTCTTCCAGCCTCCACAGGCTCACGTACCCCAGGGCCCTGGAACCCACAACCACAGCCAACTACCTCAGGCATACAGCAGTCCTGCTATGAGCACTTCCAGCTCCCTACCTCACTACTATCAGGCCTTTCAGCAGTAA
- the asxl1 gene encoding putative Polycomb group protein ASXL1 has translation MKDKQKRKKERTWAEAARMVLENFSDAPMTPKQILHVIQTKGLKEMRSGTAPLACLVTMLHSQVRGDRVKNSIFFKLPGRMSLFTLKKNALQWTKTTSESETAAEGAGSTAQTASSSSTPTAGTAVGTSDAAEQESCDSTETAAASGDNDASVDESSSSASCSTEPQPPSNQPQTRLSRSAGQQGRTDTQQTQHAQTRLSRSRQSGRQRKKAVMMPRVVLTPLKVNGEHVPSGPMKRSRGGVDVDFETPGSILVNTNIRALINVRTFAAFPTQSQQQLLQLLPEVDRQIGPDGMARLSSSALNNEFFTHASQSWKERLAEGEFTHEMQVRFRQEMEKEKKVEAWKEKFFEEYHGQKSGLTREESLKLTMSESSEVAATVLDSDVAVVAAPKRRTVGRRRRDGRMRRRTRADLRRRARRTLCKAAAPALPPAEATEASVAVDISAVTIGSPVSENTVVQGEVVLQAECGVELPDETAPLDPKPSPSPEPVILPAPTPTPTHTPTPTATPTPTPTPTPTPTPSPTPTRTPTPTPTPSPSPSPASTSANEEPEVTARLLPEETAPTLVSTSSPSSSSSSVSSASSPASSPSSPSDTQGAFAAGLDSSSSSSASSSAAVVADPLDDTASVVTSITGGTTTSSRDSSPSASPASTPVPSAQLKEQKRRPDESQAFSSFPEKRPRLEDRQSFRTTIDGVRSEKPQPTTEEPKVPPIRIQLSRIKPPWVKGHPTYQICPRIVPPGEGSRRSGTGGARTLADIKARAQQARAQREAAAAVAASTDRAGPTGVRLRTSAGLPDSSNGRRAREHPGPIEPGGGGGGGGGTRGDGEMDEQGASSGSNSSGTQLLLLNVDPTPQPSPSLSTTSTSMSMEPPQTPSPPREEAAGGPDVVEEIESSSASAHSPSNGLSDKMIDSSSPESDTVAESVADQPTRQSPRPESAAASAAPTAPPSESAAMGCGKPTLAPTSIPDSLPRFGAQGVDVIQTLASSCQPREKEQVKEVGMGSVIQHGSHHVDPQEPLSHAATERRLTPPHMDCGIEKDDEAGTHSDSTETASDCENESQEDEQHPDQDWSPPRSTQRNSQLVICSPSPQNQQPVIQAHVSSRQGQTVIQPCFPNSLQSRPNSQDPSVQTQGFRDGNVVVKMEPVDDFGASRHNSAEEECREALKPSASHLSTTSASRRQASSARPVSSVEANNPLVTQLLQGSLSLEKVLPTHSANRLEISRLPGPHPRPPISRTPGPRHRPEGSTQSPAPELNTVSQSHKSPTARTVLCLMESPASQYQSQQAPGAVPVITPLPPSSSSSTSVSSRTKSDISAQTSVESAVIKDSRGPQPSPGAIPDRAQPAHRTIPNGPSPTHADICPTEVLPTIKINWRPPHSQLPHHLQQQHSPASAVKNEVTSRPSCQALAKSSPIIPMSITKKEPVSVMDSFLSGGAMEGLLNMEMTLARMAKKEHSKASYSSGSPSTSSSPSPSSSASSLPFQLYGKLPKQAGSVSYTANVSVMDNNGFTRSMADGMLQLRPRLASSQATLSIQAFTDGATEEVALKCSCRLKAMIMCQGCGAFCHDDCIGPSKLCVSCLVVR, from the exons ATGAAggacaaacaaaagagaaagaaggagcGGACCTGGGCTGAGGCAGCTCGCATG GTTTTGGAGAACTTCTCTGATGCTCCCATGACTCCCAAACAAATCCTCCATGTCATCCAGACAAAGGGGCTGAAGGAAATGCG AAG TGGCACAGCCCCTTTGGCCTGCCTGGTCACCATGCTGCACTCCCAGGTAAGGGGAGACCGAGTCAAGAACAGCATCTTCTTCAAACTGCCTGGACGGATGAGCCTGTTCACCCTGAAG AAGAACGCCCTCCAGTGGACAAAGACGACCTCCGAGTCTGAGACGGCAGCTGAGGGAGCAGGTAGCACAGCCCAAACAGcgtccagcagcagcactccTACAGCAGGCACAGCCGTCGGCACCTCAGATGCTGCAGAGCAGGAGAGCTGTGACTCCACTGAGACCGCTGCCGCCAGTGGAGACAATGATG CCTCAGTGGATGAAAGTTCCTCCAGTGCCTCCTGCTCTACAGAACCACAGCCTCCAAGCAACCAACCACAGACCCGTCTGAGCCGGTCAGCAGGACAACAGggacgcacagacacacagcaaacCCAGCACGCTCAGACCAGACTAAGCCGTTCAAGACAG TCtgggagacagaggaagaaagcAGTCATGATGCCTCGCGTTGTCCTCACACCTCTGAAAGTTAATGGAGAGCATGTCCCGTCAG GACCAATGAAGAGGAGTCGAGGAGGAGTGGACGTAGACTTTGAAACACCGGGCTCCATCCTGGTCAACACCAACATCAGAGCCCTCATTAATGTGCGGACATTCGCAGCCTTTCCCACACAATCACAGCAACAGTTGCTGCAGTTGCTGCCAGAAGTTGACCGACAG ATTGGCCCGGATGGTATGGCCAGACTGAGTAGTTCAGCTCTCAATAATGAGTTCTTCACCCATGCCTCCCAGAGCTGGAAAGAGAGACTGGCTGAGG GCGAGTTCACCCATGAGATGCAGGTGCGTTTCCGACAGGAaatggagaaagagaagaaggtgGAGGCATGGAAGGAAAAGTTTTTTGAAGAATACCATGGGCAAAA GTCTGGCTTGACACGAGAGGAATCCCTAAAGCTGACCATGAGTGAAAGCAGTGAAGTTGCAGCTACTGTGCTTGATAGTGATGTGGCTGTGGTGGCAGCGCCCAAGAGACGCACTGTGGGACGGCGGAGGAGAGATGGCAGGATGAGGAGACGTACACGGGCTGACTTGCGTCGCAGAGCCCGCAGGACCCTCTGCAAGGCCGCTGCTCCGGCCCTGCCGCCCGCAGAAGCCACTGAGGCCAGTGTTGCAGTGGACATCTCAGCTGTCACTATTGGCTCGCCCGTTTCTGAAAATACAGTGGTTCAAGGTGAGGTGGTGCTGCAGGCTGAATGCGGTGTGGAGCTTCCAGATGAGACGGCCCCTTTGGATCCAAAGCCCTCTCCCAGTCCAGAGCCAGTCATTTTGCCAGCTCCtactcccactcccactcacaCTCCCACTCCTACTGCTACTCCCACACCCACTCCCACTCCTACACCTACTCCTACTCCAAGTCCTACCCCTACTCGCACTCCCACCCCTACTCCTACTCCCAGCCCCAGTCCCAGCCCTGCTTCCACCAGTGCAAACGAAGAGCCCGAAGTTACAGCCCGTCTGCTCCCCGAAGAGACAGCACCTACCCTGGTTTCCACCTCCtccccttcttcctcctcctcttctgtttcaTCTGCCTCTTCACCCGcttcctcaccctcctcacctTCAGACACACAGGGAGCTTTTGCTGCAGGCCTGGACTCATCGTCATCCTCCTCAGCATCTTCCAGTGCCGCAGTTGTCGCCGATCCCTTGGATGATACAGCCTCTGTGGTCACATCCATCACAGGGGgaaccaccaccagcagccgTGACAGCAGCCCTTCAGCCAGCCCAGCCAGCACTCCTGTACCCAGCGCCCAGCTCAAAGAGCAGAAGAGAAGGCCAGATGAGAGTCAGGCCTTCTCCAGCTTCCCCGAAAAGAGGCCGCGGCTTGAAGATCGTCAGTCCTTTCGTACCACAATTGACGGTGTCCGTTCAGAGAAGCCGCAGCCGACAACAGAGGAGCCCAAGGTGCCGCCAATCCGG ATCCAACTGTCCAGGATCAAACCTCCCTGGGTCAAAGGGCACCCCACCTACCAGATCTGCCCGAGGATCGTGCCCCCCGGCGAGGGCTCGCGGCGGTCGGGGACGGGGGGCGCACGCACGCTGGCAGACATCAAAGCCCGCGCCCAGCAAGCCCGGGCCCAGCGCGaggccgctgctgctgttgcagccTCTACCGACAGGGCAGGGCCGACGGGGGTCAGGCTGCGGACTTCTGCTGGGCTACCGGATAGCAGCAATGGACGAAGAGCACGAGAGCATCCAGGACCTATCGAgcccggaggaggaggaggaggaggaggaggaaccaggggagatggtgagatggatgagCAGGGAGCGTCTTCGGGCTCTAATTCATCTGGAACACAATTACTGCTTCTCAATGTAGACCCCACGCCCCAACCCTCCCCATCCCTGTCCACTACCTCAACTTCCATGTCCATGGAGCCCCCACAGACACCAAGTCCACCTCGAGAGGAGGCTGCTGGAGGACCAGACGTTGTTGAGGAAATAGAATCATCATCAGCCAGTGCTCATAGCCCCTCTAATGGGCTAAGTGACAAAATGATTGACTCTTCCTCTCCAGAGTCTGACACTGTAGCTGAGTCTGTGGCTGACCAGCCAACAAGGCAAAGTCCGCGACCtgagtctgctgctgcctctgctgctcctaCTGCACCACCCTCAGAGAGTGCAGCCATGGGTTGCGGAAAGCCGACTCTTGCCCCAACTTCAATCCCAGATTCTCTTCCTAGGTTTGGGGCTCAGGGTGTGGACGTTATTCAAACACTGGCCAGCTCCTGTCAGCCCAGAGAAAAGGAGCAAGTAAAGGAAGTTGGAATGGGTAGTGTCATCCAGCATGGTTCTCACCATGTGGATCCACAGGAGCCTCTCTCTCACGCAGCTACAGAGAGACGGCTAACCCCGCCGCATATGGACTGTGGGATAGAGAAAGATGATGAGGCTGGGACACACAGTGACTCAACAGAAACTGCTTCAGACTGTGAGAATGAGAGCCAGGAGGATGAGCAGCACCCTGACCAGGACTGGTCCCCGCCTCGAAGTACCCAGAGAAACAGTCAACTGGTCATCTGCAGCCCTTCTCCCCAGAACCAGCAGCCAGTCATCCAGGCCCATGTGTCAAGTCGACAAGGACAGACCGTCATTCAGCCTTGCTTCCCCAACAGCTTGCAGAGTCGACCTAATTCTCAGGACCCCTCTGTCCAGACACAGGGGTTCAGAGACGGCAATGTTGTGGTCAAAATGGAACCTGTAGACGATTTTGGGGCTTCTAGACACAATTCTGCCGAAGAAGAATGTCGTGAAGCCTTAAAGCCTTCAGCCTCTCACCTGTCCACCACATCTGCCTCCAGGAGACAGGCTAGCTCAGCCAGACCTGTCTCCAGTGTGGAGGCCAACAACCCTTTAGTCACTCAGTTACTGCAGGGCAGCCTGTCCCTGGAGAAAGTTCTACCAACGCACTCTGCAAACAGACTGGAGATCAGTCGCTTGCCAGGTCCACACCCAAGGCCACCCATTTCCAGGACCCCCGGGCCTCGCCACAGGCCTGAGGGTTCAACACAATCTCCTGCACCAGAACTGAACACAGTCTCTCAGAGCCACAAGTCTCCAACAGCCCGCACAGTGTTGTGCCTGATGGAATCTCCAGCCTCACAGTATCAGTCCCAGCAAGCCCCCGGTGCTGTTCCAGTCATCACCCCTCTGCcaccctcctcatcctcctccacgTCTGTGTCCTCCAGAACTAAGTCAGACATTAGTGCTCAGACTTCTGTGGAGTCCGCAGTCATCAAAGACTCTCGTGGTCCTCAGCCGTCACCAGGAGCCATTCCGGACCGGGCCCAGCCGGCTCACCGGACCATACCCAATGGCCCATCTCCTACCCATGCAGACATCTGTCCCACTGAGGTGTTGCCCACTATTAAGATCAACTGGCGCCCCCCACATTCTCAGCTGCCCCACCATCTCCAACAACAGCATTCTCCAGCATCCGCCGTAAAGAATGAAGTCACTTCGCGGCCCTCTTGCCAGGCTCTTGCCAAATCTTCCCCCATTATACCCATGAGTATTACCAAAAAGGAGCCTGTGAGCGTCATGGACAGTTTCCTGAGCGGAGGCGCGATGGAGGGACTCCTCAACATGGAGATGACTTTAGCCAGAATGGCAAAGAAGGAGCACAGCAAAGCTTCCTACTCATCTGGCTCCCCCTCcacttcctcttctccctcacCTTCCTCCTCCGCTTCCTCCCTTCCCTTCCAGCTGTACGGGAAACTGCCCAAGCAGGCGGGAAGTGTAAGCTACACAGCCAATGTGTCAGTGATGGACAATAATGGTTTCACCCGGAGCATGGCCGATGGCATGCTCCAGCTCCGCCCCCGTTTGGCCTCCAGCCAGGCCACGCTGAGCATCCAGGCTTTCACCGACGGTGCGACTGAGGAGGTGGCTCTCAAGTGCTCGTGCCGCCTTAAAGCCATGATCATGTGCCAAGGCTGCGGGGCTTTCTGCCACGACGATTGCATTGGTCCCTCTAAACTCTGTGTTTCATGTCTGGTGGTCAGATAG